From the Oligoflexus sp. genome, the window GCAGCCCTGCATCCCGCCGAGCAGACACGACGGAACCTGGATAAATCATGCACTTGCCCTAATCCATACCATCTGAATTCTCTGGTCGCCGCAGACGTTTCGCGATAATGTCCGCCCTGTATCCAAGGGGTGTGCTATGAACGCTTTGCAAAAGACCGCGAACGAAGCCTGGCAGCTTTACCGTGGCCGTGGTCAGATCTCGAGCAAATTGCTGCGATCTCATGTCTATCGTGCCTGGGAAAGATCCCATACTCAAAAAGCCAGCCCCCTTCATATGAAGGCCGAACAGCTTTCTGCTGTGGAAACGGAGCGTTTGCTCCAAGAAAAAAGCGATCTGATCGAGGCCGCGCGCCCCTATATGCTGGCTTTATCCGCAGCTGCGGGACGTGAGAGGCACGCCGCGATGCTGGGTGATGCCCAGGCCAATGTCCTGGATGTCGTGGCAGACGAGGCTACTCTTCACGGTCCCAACGGATTTCCCGGACCAGGCAGCATGCTGCAGGAAGCATTGAGTGGTGCCAACGGAATCGGCACGCCCCTCATTGAAAATGCCTATGTAGAGCTTGTCGGTGCAGAGCATTTCATTCAAGGATTTCATGTCTACACCTGCCAGGGGATTCCCATTGTCGGCCCCGGTCAAGAGATTGTGGGTGTTCTTAGCAGCTCGGTGCGGCGTCCAGAGGCCTCGCAGCGTCTGCGAGAAATCATGATCGTAGCCGCTCAGGGGATCGGTGCTGAGTTGATCGCTCGGCAATGGGAGAGTATGCTGCAGCATGCGAACCATGTGCAGCATGCGCAGTTTTCCCCGGAAAATTTGGAAAATCTTCGTCAGGATCTTCTCCAGCTGTATAGCGCCTGGCGCATGCATATCGAGCTCGCTGCCCTTCATCTCAGTCGATCGACTCAGGATCAAAGGCCCGAAAGTGGACTTCGACTTTTGGAAGCAGCATCTCGGGCCATCGAACGATTTCGCGAACAATCCATGCTCTGTCTGAGGCTGACGTCCCCAGACCCAGGTCTTTGCGATCGGTTTCAGGTCCGTTCGGTTCTGGACCTTATGACCGAACTTTTGGCCACAGAAGCGCGCATGCGCAGGGTTACTGTCTTAATGTCAGGACCACAGGATGCCTGGATTACCGCCAATCAGAGGCGACTGGAAAAGTATGTGCTTCGGCTTTTTTTAGAGGGATTGAATGCGGCGGAGGGAGACGTTCTGAAAGTGGACGTGTTTCCTCACTCGGCCGCGCGACCCCTTGAAATTCGCTTCACGTCCCGTCCTGATTCAAAGGCTTATACGTCTCACACGGCCTTGCTCATTTCCGAGCAGGGTGCGATGACAATCGAGCCTTGCCGCTCAACATTGTGAAGGAGAAGGGGATTTGGAGTCAGCGCCCAGGAAAGGCACCGTCCTGATAGTCGATGATGATGACCTCCTGCGCGAGGCCTTTGTATCCATCCTTGAATTCGACGGCTGGCGGACCATGGAAGCCCGGAACGGGAAAGAGGCTTTGAATATTATGCGTCAGTCCCCTCTTGATGTGATGATCCTGGATCAAAGAATGCCGGAGATGACCGGCAAGGAAGTCTATCAGTACATGCTGCAGCATAAGTTGAACATTCCCGTGATCCTGATCACAGCGGCTGCGGATATAGTCGAACTCGTCCTGGAACTCGGCATCACCTACTATCTGCCTAAGCCCGTGGGGATGAAGGCGCTTTTGGATACTGTGCAGCGTGCCTCCGAAGGCGGGTGCTAAGGTCTTTTCATGGGCAGACGTCTTCTGACTTTTTGATAGAGGACCTCGGACTCAGTGACCTTGAACAGAACGGTCAAACCCAGATAGATCGTTCCAAAGGTCGCAACGGCGAAGCCGCCGCTGATCCAGACCGGGATCAGCGTCAGGGGCTCTGTAAAATAAAAGACGATATAGCCGGCGAAACCGCCGACGATAGCACTCAGCATCAGACTGCCCAGATATTTGGGCGGAAGATTTTCAAAACTGATGTCGCGACTCAGAGCCCTTCGCAAAAGAAAGTATTCCGTAAGTCCGGCGAAGCTGGACGCCATGGCAATGCCGGCCGTGGCCCAGTTGGGCGGAATGGGCAGGATGCGCGGCAGATAAAGACTGAAAAGAGCCGCCAGCACAATGCTGACGCTTACCCGTATCACCGAGTATTTGAAAGGCGTACGGGTGTTTTTCAAAGCATAGAAGGCGGTGGTCAAAAGTCTGCCCTGGGTGGATGCCATCAGCCCCAGAGCCGAAGCCGCAAGAATCAGCCACACATTGCGCGCATCATCGGCCGTGAATTTCCCGGTTTGAAAGAGTATGGCGGCGAGGACATGCCCGATCATCAGAAAGGCAATGGACGAGGGCACGATGAAATACGCGAGCTGCCGCATGCCTTGGGTCAGATTCCGGCCGATTTCCGCCCGCTGCTCGGCCACCGACATGTCCACGAGTTTGGAGGCGGCGATGGAGCTGCCGAATAAACTCGAAGGCAGGGTCGCAAGCAGCTGCGCATAGCCGATGTTCGCGACGGCCCCGGTCTGCAGGTAGCTGGCAATCAAGGATTCAAAGTAAGCGCTGATCTGCACGACGCCCCGGGAAAACAGCGAAGGAATAAAGCGGGTGAACACAGTCCG encodes:
- a CDS encoding response regulator, whose protein sequence is MESAPRKGTVLIVDDDDLLREAFVSILEFDGWRTMEARNGKEALNIMRQSPLDVMILDQRMPEMTGKEVYQYMLQHKLNIPVILITAAADIVELVLELGITYYLPKPVGMKALLDTVQRASEGGC
- the murJ gene encoding murein biosynthesis integral membrane protein MurJ, which encodes MTKKAKASRSGALIVGAGILLSRLIGFLRERVVAHYLGTTDAADVFRAALRIPNLLQNLFGEGAMSASFIPVYANLHEKDPKEAARVAGIIGTMLALLTSVLVLLGFLFTPQLVDLIIPGFDGEKREVAISLVRILFPGIGLLVLSAFCLGVLNSHRKFFVPYAAPVLWSGAIIATAFFWQNPNAYIFAEHLAWGAVAGSFLQLAVQIFPLWPHLDGMKLSLNWRSEHVRTVFTRFIPSLFSRGVVQISAYFESLIASYLQTGAVANIGYAQLLATLPSSLFGSSIAASKLVDMSVAEQRAEIGRNLTQGMRQLAYFIVPSSIAFLMIGHVLAAILFQTGKFTADDARNVWLILAASALGLMASTQGRLLTTAFYALKNTRTPFKYSVIRVSVSIVLAALFSLYLPRILPIPPNWATAGIAMASSFAGLTEYFLLRRALSRDISFENLPPKYLGSLMLSAIVGGFAGYIVFYFTEPLTLIPVWISGGFAVATFGTIYLGLTVLFKVTESEVLYQKVRRRLPMKRP